The following is a genomic window from Thermodesulfobacteriota bacterium.
CTCACGCTGCGGGACGTGGCCGAGGACATCGAGATGCACGAGTCGACCGTGTCGCGGGTCACGAGCGGGAAGTACGTCTACACCCCGCACGGGATCTTCGAGCTGAAGTACTTCTTCAACTCGGGGCTCAACCGGGGCGGGGGAGAGGAGGACATCGCCTCCAAGTCCGTCAAGGAGAAGATCCGCGAGATCATCCGCGCCGAAGGGGAAAACAAGCCCCTCAGCGACCAGGAGCTGATGCGGCTCCTGCAGGAACAGGGGATCCGGATCGCGCGGCGGACCGTGACCAAGTACCGGTCGCAGCTGGGGCTGCTGTCGTCTTCCGAACGGAGAAGACAGTTCTGATCCACGCAGCCCATTCGGGAGAAGGGGGGTCACCGTGAACCAGATCAACGTAACGTTCCGGCACGTCGATCCGAGCCAGGCGCTCAAGGATTACGCGGTCGAGAAGCTGGGCAAGCTCCAGAAGGTCATAGAGAAGTCGTTCGAATCCAACGTGACGCTGTCCGTCGAGAAGTACCGGCACATCGCCGAGGTGTACCTGACCGCCCCGGGCATCACCATCAAGGCGTTCGAGTCCACGGAAGACCTGTACTCGGCCATCGATCTCGTCTGCGACAAGGTGGAGCGCCAGCTCAAGAAATACCGCGAGAAGCAGAAGGACCGCGGGCAGGGGGCGGCCCCGGGGCCCATGGTGTCGGGATACTCCCTCACCATCTCCGAGGAGGGAGGGCCCAGGATCGTCCGGAGCGACAACTTCCTCCCCAAGCCGATGACGGTCGAGGATGCCGCGAAGCATCTGGACATCCTCCGCGTCGACGTCGTGATGTTCGTGAACCAGGAGACCAACCAGCCGAGCGTCGTATTCCGCCAGCAGGACGGCAACATCGGATTCACGGAACCCTCGGTGAAATGAAAATCCTCGACCTCTTTCCGCCCGGAGGGGTCGTCGACCCCCTCCGGTCGGACACCAAGGAGGGGGTCCTCCGGGAGCTGTCCGAGGCGGTCTGCCGGGCGGTCCCGGCCCTCTCCCCGGACCAGCTCACGTCGGTGCTCCTGGACCGCGAATCGCTGGGGAGCACGGGGATCGGGGAAGGGGTGGCGATCCCCCACGGGAAGATGCCGGGGATCGACCGCCTGGTCGTCGCGTTCGGCCGCAGCCCCGGGGGGGTGCAGTTCGCATCCCTCGACGGGAAGCCCGCCCGCCTCTTCTTTCTCGTGGTCGCCCCCGACAACAACTCCGCGGGGATGCACCTGAAGGTCCTCGCCCGCGTCTCCCGGCTCGTGAAGGACGAACGGTTCCGGCGGCGCCTCCTGGAAGCGGCAGGGATCGAGGGCCTCACGCAGGCGCTGCGGGACGAGGACGAGCCCGCCTGACGCGGGGGAAAGAGGAGCCCGTGGCGATCTCCGTGACGACCTTCCAGAAGGAGTGCTCCGGCGTCCTCCGGATGCGGCTCCTCGCGGGGGAGCAGGGCGGGAACCGCCAGATCTCGTCGACGAGCCCCCGGGAGGCGGGGCTCGCGATCGCCGGCGAGCCGGTTCCCGTCGAGGACGGGCGCATCCAGCTTCTCGGGGAGCGGGAGATCGCCTATTTCCTCGGCCAGGAGCCGTCCCGCCAGGCCGACATCGCCGACCGGTTCTTCGCGGGGCCGTCCCCCTGCGCGGTCGTCGGCGGCGCGATCCCGGTGCCGCAGCCCTTCGTCGGCGCGGCCGACCGGCGCTGCATGCCGCTGTTCTCCTCGTCCCTCCCCACCTCCGCGCTCGGGGAGGAGATCCAACGCCAGCTCCAGCGCCTCTTCCGGGAGTCCACGACGATCCACGGCGTCCTGATGGACGTCCTCGGGGTGGGGGTCCTCCTGGTCGGGCGCAGCGGCGTCGGAAAGAGCGAGTGCGCGCTGGACCTCGTCCTGCGGGGAAGCCGGTTCGTGGCCGACGACGTCATCCTGGTGGAGAAGCCGGGGCCGTCGACCCTGGTCGGCGGGGGGAACGATCTCACGCAGCACCACATGGAGATCCGGGGGCTGGGGATCCTGAACATCCGGGACCTGTTCGGCGTGACGGCGACCGCCCAGGCGAAGAAGATCGAGCTGGTCATCCGGATCGAGGCGTGGGACGCGGAGAAGGAGTACGACCGGCTGGGGCTGGAGAGCGATTCCGTCGAGATCCTGGGCGTCCGCCTGCCGTCGGTCCTCGTGCCGGTCTCCCCGGGAAGGAACCTGGCCACCATCGTCGAGGCGGCCGTCCGGAACCACCTGCTGAAGCTCCGGGGGATCCACTCCGCGGCGGAGCTCGTGGACCGCCAGACCAGGAAAGCGTCCGAGTCCGGAACGCCGTGACCCTTTCCCGCAGGCGCGTCCGGCGCGCGGACATCGTGATCGTGACCGGCCTGTCCGGGGCCGGGAAGAGCACCGCCGCGAAGGCGTTCGAGGATCTCGGCTACTACTGCGCGGACAACCTTCCCCCCATGCTGATCCCGAAGATCGTCGAGGTGGTCGTCGAGGCCCGGGGGGACGACGCGCGCGTGGCGCTGGGAGTGGACGTCCGGGGGAAGGAGTTCCTCCCGGACCTGTCGAAGGTCCTCGAGGCCTTGCGGCGGGGGAGGAACGACGTCCGGGTCCTGTTCCTCGACGCCGCGGACGACGTGATCCTGCGGCGGTTCAGCGAGACCCGGCGGGTGCACCCGGTGGCCGCCCGCGGGGCCAAGGAGGCGATCCGGAAGGAGCGGGTGATCCTTTCCCCGCTCCGGGAGATGGCCGACGAGGTGATCGACACCTCCCAGCTCACCGTCCACCAGCTCCGGGGCAGCCTGGAGCGCAGGTTCCGCGGCGACGGGGTCCGGCGGCTGCAGGTGGGCGTCATCTCCTTCGGCTACCGCTACGGCATCCCCGCGGAGGCCGACATGGTGGTGGACGTTCGGTTCCTTCCGAACCCCAACTTCGTCGCCTCCCTGAAGCCGTACACGGGGCTGGACCCCAAGGTTTCGACGTACGTCCTCCAGTCGCGGGCGGCGAAGACCTTCCTGCGCCGACTCTCGGGGATGTTGCATTTCCTGCTTCCCCTTTATAGAAAAGAGGGCAAGGCGTACTTCACGCTGGGCGTCGGGTGCACCGGCGGCAGGCACCGCTCCGTCGCGGTGGCCGGGGCGCTCGGAAATATCCTGGAGAAGGAATGCGGGGCGGTCGCCGTGGTCCATCGCGACCTCCCGCGCTCTTCCCTCTCCGCCAAGGGGGCGCGATGATCGGAGCCGTCGTCGTTTCGCACGGGCTTCTCGCCACCGGCCTCGTCCGGGCCGCGGAGATCATCGTCGGCACGATCGAGGGCATCGCCGCGGTGGACATTTCGCCGTCGATGAGCATGGAGGACATCCACGCCGCGGTGGAGGCGGCGGTCCGGTCGGTGGACCGGGGGCACGGCGTCCTCCTCCTGACCGACATGTTCGGAGGGACCCCGTCCAACATCGCCCTCTCGTTCCTCGGGACCCACCCGGTGGAGGTCATCACCGGCGTGAACATGCCGATGCTGGTCAAGCTGCCCTACGCGCGCGAGTCCATGACGCTGACGGAGCTTGCGCATCATCTCCAGGAATGCGGCCAGCGGAACATCACGATCCCCGGCGACATGCTGAAGAAGCAGTCGGAGAAGAAGTAGGAGAGGGAGCGGGATGCCGCTGGTGCTCGCCCGCATCGACTGCCGCCTGGTCCACGGCCAGGTGGTGGAGACGTGGGTGCCCCACGTGAAGGCCGACTCCCTGATCGTCGCCAACGACGACCTGGCGGCCAACCCCATGCTGCGCTCCGTGATGGAGCTGGCCGTCCCGCGGGGGATCCGGGTGCGCTTCTGCCGCCTCGAGCAGGTGACGTCGGTCCTGGCGGAGGCGGAGCGCGCGGCGGAGCGGTCGATCCTCCTGGTCTCCAACGCGACCGACGCCGTGAAGCTCCGGAAGGGGGGCGCCGGGTTCGACCTCCTGAACATCGGGAACCTCCACTTCGCCGAGGGGAAGGTGCAGATCTCCCCTTCCGTATTCTTCGCCCCGGAGGATTTCGAGGCGCTCAAGTGGCTCCGAAGCCACGGTGTGACGGTCTGCGTGCGGGGGACGCCGTTCGAGCCGGGGATGTCGTTCGAGGCGGAGACCGACTGATATGGCCTGGCGCTTCCTCCTCGCCGGCCTGATCGGGGGGCTCTGCTACCTCGACCGGACCGCCGCCTGCCAGCTCATGCTCCACCGCCCGCTCGTCGTGTCCACGATCATGGGGGGGATCTTCGGGAACTTCATGGCGGGGGCGCAGGTCGGCGCGGTGCTGGAGCTGATCTACCTGGTCCACCTCCCCGTCGGGGCCTCCCTGCCGCCCGACGACACGGGCGCCGCCGTCTTCGCGGGCTCCGCCGCCGCGGCCGTCGCCGGGGGATCGCTCGTCGACAGCGGGACCTTCACCGCCCTGATCCTGCTCTCGGTGCTGTTCGCGGAGCTGGGGAAGCTGCCGGACCGGATGATCCGGAAGATCAACGGCCGGATCGCCCGCATCACGCGGGAATCGGTGGACCGGGGGGACCTCAAGGCGGTGGAGCAGGGCCTGCTGGCGGGCCTCACGCTGTTCGCCGCGACCGGTGTCCTCCTCTCCCTGCTGTTCTCCGGGGCCGGGGTCGCGGTCTCGAAGCTGCTGCTCCCCCGCTTCGGCACCGCGATCGTTCTCGATTTCACCGCGCTCGCGCCGGTGCTTCCGCTGATCGGCGCGGCATCCGTGTTCACCTGCGGGCGGACCGGGAAGACCGCCCACATCTTCTTCCTGACGATGGCGGTCGCGTTCGGGGCGACCGTGTTCTACCAGTGGGTGGTGTGACGATGCCGGGGATCTCCGACGGGACGCGCAAAAGCGTTTGGCGTCGGCAGTTCCTGATCCAGGGCTGCTGGAACTACGTCGGCATGCAGAACGTGGGATTCGGCTACGCCATCCTTCCGGCGCTGCGCGAGATCTACACCGCGCGGCCGGAAGAGGCGCTGAAAAGCGTGAAGCGGCACCTCGAATTCTTCAACACCCATCCCGTGATGGGGGCCGTGGTCGTCGGCGCGGGGATGCGGCTGGAGGAGCGCGCGGCCGCGGGGGAGACCGACCCGAAGGAGATCGGCGCGTTCAAGCTGGGTTTGATGGGGTCGCTGGGGGCGATCGGCGACACCTTCTTCTGGGGGTCGCTGCGGCCGACGGCGTCCGTCGCGGGGGCGATCCTCTCGCTGCTCCATCCGGCGGCGGGGATCGCCGCCCTGCTCCTGCTGTACAACGCCGTGCACCTCGTCCTCCGGCGCCGGGGGTTCGCCGCGGGGCTGGAGGGGCAGGAGGCGGCGGTGGGCTGGCTCAAGAAGGAGGACTTCAGCGCCAGGAGCAGCCGGCTGAAGCTGACGGCGGCGATCCTGGCCGGGGCCTACGCGGGGATCTACACCGGCCAGTACGCCTTCTTCGGGGCGACCGGCTTCCACGCCCTCACCCTGTTCCTGATCGGCGCGGCGGCCATCCAGTGCGTGACCATGATGTTCCGGAAGGGGGTCTCCCCTTCGGAGATCCTCCTGTTTCTCCTTCTCCTGGGGGTGCTGATCCTGTGGCGGTGAGCGCGGAACGGGAATTCGACATCCGGAACAAGCTGGGGCTGCACGCCCGGGCGGCCGCGCAGCTCGTGCGCGTCGCGAACCAGTACGCCTCGGAGGTCCGGCTGGTCCGGGAGGGGCTGGAGGTCAACGGGAAGAGCATCATGGGGGTCCTCATGCTGGCGGCGCCGAAGGACACGAAGATCCTGGTGCGGGCCAGCGGGGAGGACGCCGACGCGGCGCTTCTCGCCATCGGCGACCTGATCGAGCGGAAGTTCGGGGAGGAGTAGGGAGCGTGGAAGGGCATCGGAAGATGCGCGTTCTGAAGGGGATCCCGGCCTCCGCAGGGATCGCCGTCGGCCAGGGGTTCTTCCTGAACCGCGCGCTCCCCCGGTCGGTCATGTCCACCGTCAGCCACGAGAAGGTCGAGGAGGAGGTCGGGGCCTTCCAGCGGGCGCTGGCGCGTTCGAAGGAGCAGGTCCGGGCGATCCGGGACACCCTGGAGGATCCCGCATCGGAGAACTACCAGATCCTGTCGGTCCATCTGGCGCTGCTCGAGGACTCGATGCTCCTCGAGCAGACGACCCGGCTGATCCGGGAGAACCAGTTCACGGCGGACTGGGCCTTCAGCAAGGTGCTGCAGAACCTGCTGGAGACGTTCCACCGGATCGAGGACCCCTACCTGCGGGAGCGCGGCCACGACCTTCGCCAGATCGGCCACCGCGTCCTCGAGAACCTGGCGGGGCGGCAGCTCGACTCGATCGCGACGATCCGGGAGCCGGTGATCGTCATCGCCCACGACCTGTCTCCGGCGGACACGACGCAGATCCTGAACAGCCCCGTCCTGGGCTTCGCCACCGACGTGGGGAGCCGGACGTCCCACACGGCGATCACGGCGCGGTCGCTGGGGATCCCGGCCGTCGTCGGGCTGGAGCGGATCACCGAGGAGTACAGCGCCGAGGGGACGGTCATCATCGACGGGGAGGCGGGGACGGTCGTCCTCGACCCGACGGAGGAGACCGTCCGGGAGTACGCGGAGAAGCGGAAGGCCTTCGCCCAGAGGACCCGCGAACTGGCGAAGTTCGCGCGCCTGCCCGCGGTCACGAGGGACGGCAAGTCGCTGTCGCTGCTGGCCAACATCGAGTTTCCGGAGGAGGCGGGCGTCGCCCTCCGCAGCGGCGCGATCGGCGTGGGGCTGTACCGGACGGAGTTCCTCTTCCTCAACCGGAAGGACCTGCCCGGCGAGGAGGAGCATTTCGAGACGTACCGGAAGGTGGTGGAGAAGTTCCAGCGGCACCCGGTCACGATCCGGACCTTCGACCTGGGCGGCGACAAGTTCGCCTCCCAGCTCGACCTCGCGGACGAGATGAACCCGGCGATGGGGCTCCGCGCGATCCGGTTCTGCCTGAAGCAGAAGGACATCTTCAAGGCCCAGATCCGTGCCATCCTGCGGGCGTCCGCCTTCGGGCGGGTCCAGATGATGTTCCCGATGATCTCCGGCGTGGCGGAGCTGCAGGAGGCGCTGGGCGTGGTCGACGAGGTGCGGGCCGACCTGCGCCGGAAGCGCGTGCCCTTCGACAAGGGGATGTCCATCGGCGCCATGATCGAGATCCCTTCCGCGGCGATCGTGGCGGACCTGCTGGCGAAGGAGGTATCCTTCTTCAGCATCGGCACGAACGACCTGATCCAGTACGCCCTGGCGATCGACCGCGTGAACGAGCACGTCTCCTACCTCTACGAGCCGCTGCATCCGGCGATCCTGCGGCTGATCCGCCGGATCGTGGAGGCGGGGCACGACGCCGGGATCCCCGTCGCCATGTGCGGAGAGATGGCGGGGGAGCCATTCTACTCCTACGTGCTCCTCGGGATGGGGCTCGACGAGCTCAGCATGAACGCCACCGCGATCCCGCGCGTGAAGCGGATCCTCCGGAAGTCGGTGGCGTACGAGGCGAAGGAGTTCGTCAACGAGCTCCTCCTGCACTCCACGGCGGGGGAGATCGGCCGGATCCTGCGGAAGAAGATGGAAGACCTGTTTCCGACGGAACGCTTTTAGCATATACTCTTTACGCCCGAAACCACCCCATACAAAGACAGGAGCATGGACGAATGAACGAGTTCCTCTTCACTTCCGAGTCCGTCACGGGAGGGCATCCCGACAAGGTCGCGGACCAGATCTCCGACGCGGTGCTCGACGAGATCATCCGGCAGGACCCGCGCTCGCGGGTGGCGTGCGAGACGCTGGTGTCCACCGGGCTGGTGGTGGTCGCCGGCGAGATCACCACGAAGGCGCTGGTCGACTTCCCCGACGTGGTGCGCAGGACCATTACGGAGATCGGGTACATCGGGGACAGCAAGGGGTTCGACGCGCACAACTGCGCGGTGGTCACGGCGATCGACCGGCAGTCCCCGGACATCGCCCAGGGAGTGGACCGGGGGTCGGAGGACAAGCAGGGGGCGGGCGACCAGGGGATGATGTTCGGGTTCGCCTGCGACGACACGAAGGAGCTGATGCCGATGCCGATCTCCTTCGCCCACAGGATCTGCGCCCGGCTGACGGAAGCGCGTGAGAAGAAGATCCTCCCGTGGCTCCGCCCGGACGGGAAGAGCCAGGTGACGGTCCGCTACGTGGACGGCGTCCCGCGCGAGGTCACCGCGGTCGTCTGCTCCACCCAGCATTCCGAGGACGTGGGACGCAAGGCGCTCACGGAAGGCGTGATCGAGGAGGTCGTCCGGAAGGCCGTCCCGAAGGAGCTGATGTCGAAGAAGGTGAAGTTCCACATCAACCCGACCGGCCGGTTCGTGGTGGGCGGCCCCCACGGCGACACGGGGCTCACGGGGCGGAAGATCATCGTCGACACCTACGGCGGCTTCAGCCGGCACGGCGGGGGGGCGTTCTCCGGGAAGGACCCCTCCAAGGTGGACCGCAGCGCCGCCTACATGGGGAGATACGTGGCCAAGAACGTCGTCGCGGCCGGGCTCGCGCGGAAGTGCGAGCTCCAGCTCGCCTACGCCATCGGCGTCGCGGAGCCGGTGTCGATCCTGGTGGAGACCTTCGGGACGGCGACCGTCCCCGAGGAGAAGATCCGCCGGGCCATCCTCGACACCTTCGACATGCGCCCCGCGCGGATCATCCGGGAGCTGAACCTCCTGCGTCCCATCTACCGCAAGACGGCGGCCCTGGGCCATTTCGGGAGGGAGCTGCCGGAATTCACCTGGGAGCGGACCGACAAGGCGAAGACGCTGCGCAAGGCGGCCGGGCACGGCGCATGAAAGGGACGGGGGGAAACCGGACATGAAGAAGGGAAAGGGATACGACGTAAAGGACATCCGCCTCGCCTCCGCGGGGAGCGACCGGATCGAGTGGGCGAAAAAGGACATGCCGGTGCTGCGCTCCATCGGCGCGCGTTTCTCGAAGGAGAAGCCGCTGAAGGGGGTGCGCATCGCCGCGTGCCTCCACGTGACGACCGAGACCGCCGCGCTGATGCAGGTGCTCTCGGCGGGAGGGGCGCAGGTCTCGCTGTGCGCCTCGAACCCGCTCTCCACGCAGGACGAGGCGGCGGCCTCCCTCGTGAAGAACGACGGGATCGAGGTGTACGCCATCAAGGGGGAGGACCGGAAGACGTACTACGGGCACATCCTCGCGGCGCTGGCGCTGAGGCCCAACGTCACGATGGACGACGGCGCGGATCTCGTCTCGGTGGTCCACACGGAGAAGAAGGAGTACCTCCCGGCCATCCATGGCGGGACCGAGGAGACGACGACCGGCGTGATCCGGCTGGCCGCGATGGGGCGGAAGGGGGTGCTCAAGTACCCCATCGTCGCCGTGAACGAGGCCAAGACCAAGCATTTCTTCGACAACCGGTACGGGACGGGGCAGTCGACGATCGACGGGATCCTCCGCGCGACGAACCGCCTGCTGGCGGGGCGCTGCTTCGTGGTGGCCGGCTACGGCTGGTGCGGGCGCGGGCTGGCGATGCGGGCCCGGGGGATGGGCGCGCGCGTGATCGTCGCGGAGATCGACCCGCTGCCGGCCCTCGAGGCGATGATGGACGGCTTCGAGGTGGCTCCCATGGCCGACGCGGCGAGGATCGGCGACATCTTCTGCACCGTCACGGGCAACCTCCATGTGCTGCGCAGGGAACATTTCGCCCGGATGAAGGACGGGGCCATCGTATGCAACTCCGGCCACTTCAACGTGGAGATCGACCTCCCGGCGCTGGGGAAGATGGCGAAGTCGGTGCG
Proteins encoded in this region:
- the raiA gene encoding ribosome-associated translation inhibitor RaiA, with translation MNQINVTFRHVDPSQALKDYAVEKLGKLQKVIEKSFESNVTLSVEKYRHIAEVYLTAPGITIKAFESTEDLYSAIDLVCDKVERQLKKYREKQKDRGQGAAPGPMVSGYSLTISEEGGPRIVRSDNFLPKPMTVEDAAKHLDILRVDVVMFVNQETNQPSVVFRQQDGNIGFTEPSVK
- a CDS encoding PTS sugar transporter subunit IIA; translation: MKILDLFPPGGVVDPLRSDTKEGVLRELSEAVCRAVPALSPDQLTSVLLDRESLGSTGIGEGVAIPHGKMPGIDRLVVAFGRSPGGVQFASLDGKPARLFFLVVAPDNNSAGMHLKVLARVSRLVKDERFRRRLLEAAGIEGLTQALRDEDEPA
- the hprK gene encoding HPr(Ser) kinase/phosphatase, which produces MAISVTTFQKECSGVLRMRLLAGEQGGNRQISSTSPREAGLAIAGEPVPVEDGRIQLLGEREIAYFLGQEPSRQADIADRFFAGPSPCAVVGGAIPVPQPFVGAADRRCMPLFSSSLPTSALGEEIQRQLQRLFRESTTIHGVLMDVLGVGVLLVGRSGVGKSECALDLVLRGSRFVADDVILVEKPGPSTLVGGGNDLTQHHMEIRGLGILNIRDLFGVTATAQAKKIELVIRIEAWDAEKEYDRLGLESDSVEILGVRLPSVLVPVSPGRNLATIVEAAVRNHLLKLRGIHSAAELVDRQTRKASESGTP
- the rapZ gene encoding RNase adapter RapZ; this encodes MTLSRRRVRRADIVIVTGLSGAGKSTAAKAFEDLGYYCADNLPPMLIPKIVEVVVEARGDDARVALGVDVRGKEFLPDLSKVLEALRRGRNDVRVLFLDAADDVILRRFSETRRVHPVAARGAKEAIRKERVILSPLREMADEVIDTSQLTVHQLRGSLERRFRGDGVRRLQVGVISFGYRYGIPAEADMVVDVRFLPNPNFVASLKPYTGLDPKVSTYVLQSRAAKTFLRRLSGMLHFLLPLYRKEGKAYFTLGVGCTGGRHRSVAVAGALGNILEKECGAVAVVHRDLPRSSLSAKGAR
- a CDS encoding PTS sugar transporter subunit IIA; the protein is MIGAVVVSHGLLATGLVRAAEIIVGTIEGIAAVDISPSMSMEDIHAAVEAAVRSVDRGHGVLLLTDMFGGTPSNIALSFLGTHPVEVITGVNMPMLVKLPYARESMTLTELAHHLQECGQRNITIPGDMLKKQSEKK
- a CDS encoding PTS sugar transporter subunit IIB produces the protein MPLVLARIDCRLVHGQVVETWVPHVKADSLIVANDDLAANPMLRSVMELAVPRGIRVRFCRLEQVTSVLAEAERAAERSILLVSNATDAVKLRKGGAGFDLLNIGNLHFAEGKVQISPSVFFAPEDFEALKWLRSHGVTVCVRGTPFEPGMSFEAETD
- a CDS encoding PTS sugar transporter subunit IIC gives rise to the protein MAWRFLLAGLIGGLCYLDRTAACQLMLHRPLVVSTIMGGIFGNFMAGAQVGAVLELIYLVHLPVGASLPPDDTGAAVFAGSAAAAVAGGSLVDSGTFTALILLSVLFAELGKLPDRMIRKINGRIARITRESVDRGDLKAVEQGLLAGLTLFAATGVLLSLLFSGAGVAVSKLLLPRFGTAIVLDFTALAPVLPLIGAASVFTCGRTGKTAHIFFLTMAVAFGATVFYQWVV
- a CDS encoding PTS system mannose/fructose/sorbose family transporter subunit IID: MPGISDGTRKSVWRRQFLIQGCWNYVGMQNVGFGYAILPALREIYTARPEEALKSVKRHLEFFNTHPVMGAVVVGAGMRLEERAAAGETDPKEIGAFKLGLMGSLGAIGDTFFWGSLRPTASVAGAILSLLHPAAGIAALLLLYNAVHLVLRRRGFAAGLEGQEAAVGWLKKEDFSARSSRLKLTAAILAGAYAGIYTGQYAFFGATGFHALTLFLIGAAAIQCVTMMFRKGVSPSEILLFLLLLGVLILWR
- a CDS encoding HPr family phosphocarrier protein, with product MAVSAEREFDIRNKLGLHARAAAQLVRVANQYASEVRLVREGLEVNGKSIMGVLMLAAPKDTKILVRASGEDADAALLAIGDLIERKFGEE
- the ptsP gene encoding phosphoenolpyruvate--protein phosphotransferase; amino-acid sequence: MEGHRKMRVLKGIPASAGIAVGQGFFLNRALPRSVMSTVSHEKVEEEVGAFQRALARSKEQVRAIRDTLEDPASENYQILSVHLALLEDSMLLEQTTRLIRENQFTADWAFSKVLQNLLETFHRIEDPYLRERGHDLRQIGHRVLENLAGRQLDSIATIREPVIVIAHDLSPADTTQILNSPVLGFATDVGSRTSHTAITARSLGIPAVVGLERITEEYSAEGTVIIDGEAGTVVLDPTEETVREYAEKRKAFAQRTRELAKFARLPAVTRDGKSLSLLANIEFPEEAGVALRSGAIGVGLYRTEFLFLNRKDLPGEEEHFETYRKVVEKFQRHPVTIRTFDLGGDKFASQLDLADEMNPAMGLRAIRFCLKQKDIFKAQIRAILRASAFGRVQMMFPMISGVAELQEALGVVDEVRADLRRKRVPFDKGMSIGAMIEIPSAAIVADLLAKEVSFFSIGTNDLIQYALAIDRVNEHVSYLYEPLHPAILRLIRRIVEAGHDAGIPVAMCGEMAGEPFYSYVLLGMGLDELSMNATAIPRVKRILRKSVAYEAKEFVNELLLHSTAGEIGRILRKKMEDLFPTERF
- the metK gene encoding methionine adenosyltransferase; the encoded protein is MNEFLFTSESVTGGHPDKVADQISDAVLDEIIRQDPRSRVACETLVSTGLVVVAGEITTKALVDFPDVVRRTITEIGYIGDSKGFDAHNCAVVTAIDRQSPDIAQGVDRGSEDKQGAGDQGMMFGFACDDTKELMPMPISFAHRICARLTEAREKKILPWLRPDGKSQVTVRYVDGVPREVTAVVCSTQHSEDVGRKALTEGVIEEVVRKAVPKELMSKKVKFHINPTGRFVVGGPHGDTGLTGRKIIVDTYGGFSRHGGGAFSGKDPSKVDRSAAYMGRYVAKNVVAAGLARKCELQLAYAIGVAEPVSILVETFGTATVPEEKIRRAILDTFDMRPARIIRELNLLRPIYRKTAALGHFGRELPEFTWERTDKAKTLRKAAGHGA
- the ahcY gene encoding adenosylhomocysteinase gives rise to the protein MKKGKGYDVKDIRLASAGSDRIEWAKKDMPVLRSIGARFSKEKPLKGVRIAACLHVTTETAALMQVLSAGGAQVSLCASNPLSTQDEAAASLVKNDGIEVYAIKGEDRKTYYGHILAALALRPNVTMDDGADLVSVVHTEKKEYLPAIHGGTEETTTGVIRLAAMGRKGVLKYPIVAVNEAKTKHFFDNRYGTGQSTIDGILRATNRLLAGRCFVVAGYGWCGRGLAMRARGMGARVIVAEIDPLPALEAMMDGFEVAPMADAARIGDIFCTVTGNLHVLRREHFARMKDGAIVCNSGHFNVEIDLPALGKMAKSVRTVRPYVEEYKLPDGRAIHVLGEGRLINLAAAEGHPSNVMDMSFANQALSVEFMIGNHGRLSKDVHPVPEAIDREIARLKLAASGVRIDRLTPEQKKYLSSWEMGT